One Halalkalicoccus sp. NIPERK01 genomic region harbors:
- a CDS encoding HAD-IIA family hydrolase, translating to MGHAGVVLDVDGTLIRGSEPIPGAVEAVARLREAGLSPAFVSNNPIRTREAYADRLARHGFVLDPAELITAGTITAEVLAREHAAHTLYVIGEDGLEEQLTEAGLETTADYARADVLVASIDRDFSYEALTHALWALSNPEVRFVGTDPDRTIPTEDREVPGSGAIINAIAGVAGRDPDAIMGKPAPSAVESIERTLGVRAEDCLIVGDRLDTDIAMGERAGMTTALVRTGVTDARTLAASEVEPDHVLGSIAEIDSLL from the coding sequence ATGGGACACGCGGGAGTCGTCCTCGACGTTGACGGGACGCTGATCCGCGGCAGCGAACCGATCCCGGGCGCGGTCGAGGCCGTGGCTCGCCTGCGCGAGGCCGGCCTCTCCCCGGCGTTCGTCTCGAACAACCCGATCCGCACCCGCGAGGCCTACGCCGACCGCCTCGCCCGCCACGGCTTCGTCCTCGATCCGGCGGAACTGATCACCGCGGGGACGATCACCGCGGAGGTCCTCGCGCGCGAACACGCCGCCCACACCCTCTACGTGATCGGCGAGGACGGCCTCGAGGAGCAACTCACGGAGGCGGGCCTCGAGACGACCGCCGACTACGCACGCGCGGACGTCCTCGTCGCTTCGATCGACCGCGACTTTTCCTACGAGGCGTTGACTCACGCGCTGTGGGCGCTCTCGAACCCCGAGGTCCGGTTCGTCGGCACCGACCCCGACCGGACGATCCCGACCGAAGACCGTGAAGTTCCGGGGTCGGGCGCGATCATCAACGCCATCGCGGGGGTCGCGGGCAGGGATCCCGACGCGATCATGGGCAAACCCGCGCCGAGCGCGGTCGAGTCCATCGAGCGCACGCTCGGGGTCCGAGCGGAGGACTGCCTGATCGTCGGCGACCGACTCGATACGGACATCGCGATGGGCGAGCGCGCGGGCATGACCACCGCGTTGGTGCGGACGGGCGTCACCGACGCGCGAACGCTCGCCGCCTCGGAGGTCGAACCCGATCACGTACTGGGGTCGATCGCGGAGATCGACTCGCTGCTCTAG
- a CDS encoding halocyanin domain-containing protein yields MRSDPPFDRRTVLRAAGALVAVGGLAGCTDDGSGGDEPDYETVPDEEEPDYGGWLDAAETYDGTADFRGENEVTVAVGAGSRGYSFSPAAIMVDPGTTVVWEWTGNGGGHNVAEEDGVYESPIETEEGHTFEHAFEESGVSRYTCIPHDQQGMRGAVSVAE; encoded by the coding sequence ATGAGATCCGACCCCCCTTTCGATCGCCGCACCGTCCTCCGGGCTGCCGGCGCGCTCGTCGCGGTCGGCGGGCTGGCGGGCTGTACCGACGACGGCAGTGGCGGCGACGAACCCGACTACGAGACGGTCCCGGACGAGGAGGAACCCGACTACGGCGGGTGGCTCGACGCCGCCGAAACCTACGACGGCACCGCCGACTTCCGCGGTGAGAACGAGGTCACGGTCGCGGTGGGGGCGGGCAGTCGGGGCTACTCGTTTTCGCCCGCCGCGATCATGGTCGACCCCGGCACCACGGTGGTCTGGGAGTGGACCGGAAACGGCGGCGGCCACAACGTCGCCGAGGAGGACGGGGTCTACGAGAGCCCCATCGAGACCGAGGAGGGCCACACGTTCGAACACGCCTTCGAGGAGTCGGGCGTCTCGCGGTACACCTGCATCCCCCACGACCAGCAGGGGATGCGCGGGGCGGTTTCCGTCGCCGAGTGA
- a CDS encoding metal-dependent hydrolase, with protein MHAPGHVGTALLVYSPVGLALLVAGLDELAVLGGVGMVSLATLPDCDHRLPLVAHRGPTHSVVFALLIGGILGAAGFVFGEAFVGLSATVMATFAFVVGALAVLSHLAADSITPMGIRPLWPLSRWHYSAGIVRAKNPIANYLLLAVGIAAVTAVLVVTAGL; from the coding sequence ATGCACGCGCCGGGTCACGTCGGCACCGCGTTGCTGGTGTACTCGCCGGTCGGCCTCGCCCTCCTGGTCGCGGGTCTCGACGAACTCGCCGTCCTCGGGGGCGTCGGGATGGTCTCGCTCGCGACGCTGCCGGACTGCGACCACCGACTGCCGCTCGTCGCCCACCGCGGCCCCACCCACTCGGTGGTGTTCGCCCTCCTGATCGGCGGGATCCTCGGGGCCGCGGGGTTCGTCTTCGGCGAGGCGTTCGTCGGACTCTCCGCGACGGTGATGGCGACGTTCGCGTTCGTCGTCGGGGCGCTCGCCGTCCTCTCCCATCTCGCCGCGGATTCGATCACGCCGATGGGCATTCGTCCGTTATGGCCCCTCTCGCGGTGGCACTACTCGGCGGGCATCGTTCGTGCGAAGAACCCGATCGCCAACTACCTGCTTCTGGCCGTGGGGATCGCCGCCGTGACCGCCGTACTGGTCGTCACGGCGGGGCTCTAG
- a CDS encoding heavy metal translocating P-type ATPase: MRIQLEISGMSCATCSGTIEDAVGGLDGVREVDANFATDEGTVEYDPEAVSLAEIYAAIEEAGYEPASESRTIEIGGMSCATCAETNERAIESVPGVIRASVNFASDEARVEYNPVDTDFEAVYDAIEEAGYDPVREDEADEGAAHESAAQREMRKQWRLAVGGGVLTAPFLVVMAEMLGLSVLPEAILGVPVGWVEFGLATLLMATLGKEFIRGAYRAAVKSHRANMDTLVAMGTSVGYVYSTAVLLGGITGGLYFEAVAFILWFITLGNWLEARSKAQASDALRKLLEMEAEEATLVEGDEERTVPLKEVEVGDLLKVRPGERIPTDGVVREGESAVDESMVTGESVPVEKREGDDVVGSTINENGVLLVEATKVGSDTAIQGIVERVKEAQSRQPDIQRLVDRISAYFVPAVIVNAVVWAVLWALFPEPLFAFVEWLPLWGPVGGGPVADGVPVSEFSMIVLASALLIACPCALGLATPAATMVGSTISATNGVLFKGSDVLERARGIDTVVFDKTGTLTHGEMELTDVVPVSEARSDGGTAADGGLVQEPATSEGTVLAAAASAESGSEHPLARAIVEGARERELDLDDPEEFENVPGHGIRATVAGREVLVGNRKLMGDNGIDPSRMDETMERLEREGKTAMLVARDGELLGVVANADAVRESAKRTVAALRERGLDVVMLTGDNERTARAVAREVGIDGENVRAGVLPEDKADVVEEIQSGDEGADGGRRAMMVGDGVNDAPALTAAHIGVAIGSGTDVAIESADVTLMRDDPADVLKAIRISEATIRKVHQNLFWALVYNATLIPVASLGLLNPALAGLAMAGSSVSVMTNSLAFRGYDPHEDYRLLGRFR, encoded by the coding sequence GTGAGAATACAACTGGAGATCTCCGGCATGTCGTGTGCGACCTGTTCGGGCACCATCGAGGACGCCGTCGGCGGCCTCGACGGCGTTCGGGAGGTCGACGCCAACTTCGCCACCGACGAGGGGACGGTGGAGTACGACCCCGAGGCGGTCTCGCTGGCGGAGATCTACGCGGCGATCGAGGAGGCGGGGTACGAACCCGCCAGCGAGAGTCGGACGATCGAGATCGGCGGGATGTCGTGTGCGACCTGCGCGGAGACGAACGAGCGGGCGATTGAGTCGGTTCCGGGCGTGATACGCGCGAGCGTCAACTTCGCCTCCGACGAGGCCCGCGTCGAGTACAACCCCGTCGACACCGACTTCGAGGCCGTCTACGACGCCATCGAGGAGGCGGGCTACGACCCCGTCCGCGAGGACGAAGCCGACGAGGGGGCCGCCCACGAGAGCGCCGCCCAACGCGAGATGCGAAAGCAGTGGCGGCTGGCGGTCGGCGGCGGTGTCCTGACCGCGCCGTTCCTCGTCGTGATGGCCGAGATGCTCGGGCTGTCCGTGCTTCCCGAGGCGATCCTCGGCGTCCCGGTGGGGTGGGTCGAGTTCGGCCTCGCGACGCTGCTGATGGCCACCCTCGGCAAGGAGTTCATCAGGGGGGCCTACCGCGCGGCGGTCAAGAGCCACCGGGCGAACATGGACACGCTGGTGGCGATGGGCACCTCGGTGGGCTACGTCTACTCGACGGCGGTCCTCCTGGGCGGGATCACGGGCGGCCTGTACTTCGAGGCGGTCGCGTTCATCCTCTGGTTCATCACGCTCGGGAACTGGCTCGAGGCCCGCTCGAAGGCCCAGGCCAGCGACGCGCTCCGGAAGCTACTGGAGATGGAGGCCGAGGAGGCGACGCTCGTGGAAGGGGACGAGGAACGGACGGTGCCCCTGAAGGAGGTCGAGGTCGGCGACCTGCTGAAGGTCCGCCCCGGCGAGCGGATCCCGACCGACGGCGTGGTCCGAGAAGGGGAAAGCGCGGTCGACGAGTCGATGGTCACCGGCGAGTCGGTGCCCGTCGAGAAGCGCGAGGGCGACGACGTCGTGGGGTCGACGATCAACGAGAACGGCGTGTTGCTGGTGGAGGCCACCAAAGTCGGGTCGGACACCGCGATCCAGGGGATCGTCGAGCGGGTCAAGGAGGCCCAGTCGCGCCAGCCCGACATCCAGCGCCTCGTGGATCGGATCAGCGCCTACTTCGTCCCCGCGGTGATCGTAAACGCCGTCGTCTGGGCGGTTCTGTGGGCGCTGTTTCCCGAACCGCTGTTCGCGTTCGTCGAGTGGCTTCCCCTCTGGGGGCCCGTCGGCGGCGGCCCGGTCGCGGACGGCGTTCCCGTGAGCGAGTTCTCGATGATCGTGCTGGCGAGCGCGCTGTTGATCGCCTGCCCCTGCGCGCTCGGTCTCGCGACCCCCGCGGCGACGATGGTCGGCTCGACCATCTCCGCGACGAACGGCGTCCTGTTCAAGGGTAGCGACGTCCTCGAACGCGCCCGCGGCATCGACACGGTCGTCTTCGACAAAACGGGGACGCTGACCCACGGCGAGATGGAACTCACCGACGTGGTCCCCGTCTCGGAGGCCCGAAGCGACGGCGGTACCGCAGCGGACGGCGGGCTGGTACAGGAACCCGCGACCTCCGAGGGGACGGTCCTCGCGGCCGCCGCGAGCGCCGAATCCGGCTCCGAACACCCGCTCGCGCGCGCCATCGTCGAGGGGGCCCGCGAGCGCGAGCTCGACCTTGACGACCCCGAGGAGTTCGAGAACGTCCCCGGTCACGGGATCCGTGCGACGGTCGCGGGACGCGAGGTGCTCGTCGGCAACCGCAAGCTGATGGGCGACAACGGGATCGACCCGAGTCGAATGGATGAGACGATGGAGCGTCTCGAACGCGAGGGCAAGACCGCGATGCTCGTCGCCCGTGACGGGGAACTGCTGGGCGTGGTCGCGAACGCCGACGCGGTGCGCGAGAGCGCGAAGCGGACGGTGGCGGCCCTCCGGGAACGCGGACTCGACGTGGTCATGCTGACCGGCGACAACGAGCGCACCGCCCGCGCGGTGGCGCGCGAGGTCGGCATCGACGGGGAGAACGTCCGCGCCGGCGTCCTGCCCGAGGACAAGGCAGACGTGGTCGAGGAGATCCAGTCGGGCGATGAGGGTGCCGACGGCGGACGTCGCGCGATGATGGTCGGCGACGGCGTCAACGACGCGCCCGCGCTCACCGCGGCCCACATCGGCGTCGCCATCGGTTCGGGCACCGACGTCGCCATCGAGTCGGCCGACGTGACCCTGATGCGCGACGATCCCGCGGACGTGCTGAAGGCGATCCGGATCTCGGAGGCGACCATCCGGAAGGTCCACCAGAACCTCTTCTGGGCGCTCGTCTACAACGCGACGCTGATCCCGGTCGCCTCGCTGGGCCTGCTCAACCCCGCGCTGGCGGGGCTGGCGATGGCCGGCTCCTCGGTCTCGGTGATGACCAACAGCCTCGCGTTCCGCGGGTACGACCCCCACGAGGACTACCGCCTGCTCGGCCGGTTCCGATAG
- a CDS encoding cupin domain-containing protein: MPDTYTKANYADVDPVAGSLYFLRDPLDCENLGVSVLECDPGWTGKEHDHADEGHEEVYLLVEGEATVVIEDEEVAMAEGDAVRIPGEATRRIENGDAESRFVLVGAP, translated from the coding sequence ATGCCCGACACGTACACGAAGGCGAACTACGCGGACGTCGACCCGGTCGCGGGGTCGTTGTACTTCCTGCGCGACCCGCTCGACTGCGAGAACCTCGGCGTGAGCGTCCTCGAGTGTGACCCGGGCTGGACCGGCAAGGAACACGACCACGCCGACGAGGGTCACGAGGAGGTCTACCTGCTGGTCGAGGGCGAGGCGACCGTCGTCATCGAGGACGAAGAGGTGGCGATGGCCGAGGGCGACGCGGTCAGGATTCCGGGCGAGGCGACGCGGCGGATCGAGAACGGCGACGCCGAGAGCCGGTTCGTCCTCGTCGGCGCACCCTAG
- a CDS encoding AsnC family transcriptional regulator, which translates to MLDETDLRILQLLTEDARRPYSEIGERVDLSPPAVSDRVSKLEEHGIIRRFTLDLDRSQLRQGTPVLVTLSVAPGATGAVRDALVGLDGVEHVFTTAGGRVVINAHAPTPDVQSWVFERVDPDSIREIDVELLTGADWGQQVDGDTTFALVCVECGNEVGDDGVTRRIDGEMKQFCCSSCERLYVEQYEELAESAD; encoded by the coding sequence ATGCTCGACGAGACAGACCTCCGGATCCTCCAGTTGCTCACCGAGGACGCCCGGCGACCCTACAGCGAGATCGGCGAGCGGGTCGACCTCTCTCCGCCGGCGGTCTCCGATCGCGTCTCGAAGCTCGAGGAACACGGGATCATCCGCCGGTTCACGCTGGACCTCGACCGATCACAGCTCCGCCAGGGGACGCCCGTCCTCGTGACCCTCTCGGTCGCGCCGGGTGCGACCGGGGCGGTCCGGGACGCACTGGTGGGGCTCGACGGCGTCGAACACGTCTTCACCACCGCGGGGGGCCGGGTGGTGATCAACGCCCACGCGCCGACGCCGGACGTCCAGTCGTGGGTGTTCGAGCGCGTCGATCCCGACTCCATTAGGGAGATCGACGTGGAGTTGCTGACGGGCGCCGACTGGGGCCAGCAGGTCGACGGCGACACCACCTTCGCGCTCGTCTGCGTCGAGTGCGGCAACGAGGTGGGCGACGACGGCGTCACTCGCCGGATCGACGGCGAGATGAAGCAGTTCTGCTGTTCGTCCTGTGAACGTCTCTACGTCGAGCAGTACGAAGAACTCGCCGAGAGCGCCGATTGA
- a CDS encoding MBL fold metallo-hydrolase has product MSATYGDLTVDWLGYATSRITDGERVVYIDPGRYGVLDDYDARDGDLVLVTHDDHYDPDGIERVAADDAVVCVFEGIHSEEIDRESRPVEDLDYEIRRVGIGDAFEIDGIGIEAISAYNTPEGHVRGDGTPYHPEGEGVGYLLDFAGVSVFYPGDSDVVAEYEGLSADVFLAPIDDAFTMSPDSIVDLAERIGADLVVPVHYDTFEALEANAEAFAADARDRGLAVEILLPEA; this is encoded by the coding sequence ATGTCCGCTACGTACGGCGATCTGACGGTCGATTGGCTCGGATACGCGACCTCGCGGATCACCGACGGAGAACGGGTCGTCTACATCGACCCCGGCCGGTACGGCGTTCTCGACGACTACGACGCGCGCGACGGCGACCTCGTTCTCGTTACTCACGACGACCACTACGACCCCGACGGGATCGAGCGGGTTGCGGCGGACGACGCCGTCGTCTGCGTCTTCGAGGGGATCCATAGTGAAGAAATCGACCGGGAGTCGCGCCCGGTCGAGGACCTCGATTACGAGATCCGGCGGGTCGGGATCGGCGACGCCTTCGAGATCGACGGGATCGGAATCGAGGCGATTAGCGCCTACAACACGCCCGAGGGGCACGTCCGCGGGGACGGCACGCCGTATCATCCCGAGGGCGAGGGTGTCGGGTACCTGCTTGATTTCGCCGGGGTCTCGGTCTTCTACCCCGGCGACAGCGACGTCGTCGCCGAGTACGAGGGGCTCTCTGCCGACGTCTTTCTCGCGCCCATCGACGACGCCTTCACGATGTCGCCCGACTCGATCGTGGACCTCGCCGAGCGGATCGGCGCCGATCTCGTGGTGCCGGTCCACTACGACACCTTCGAGGCGCTCGAAGCGAACGCCGAGGCCTTCGCCGCGGACGCCCGCGACCGGGGACTGGCCGTCGAGATACTCCTGCCCGAGGCCTAA
- a CDS encoding PH domain-containing protein: MSHLHPLSIPYRVVQAVLGYVPLVFFAAIASGPALGGAGLALATLAAVVGFGGIVAWQVAYYKRFEYETTPDTFDVRSGVVSRRNREIPYRRVQNVDISRNVVQRALEIAELRVETAGGGETEAVLRYVGYEEAKRLQNELRRRKSAEEAGIGEAVERERALYAITPEDLAVLAVASFDLRLASFLSVLLSLAGPPVLIRILTDLPISPLLVVGAVIVLVVVASALVSGASAVFSTYGFRLVQSGDELRYERGLVQRFDGSIPLDKVQTLVLRENLLKRWLGYASLAVETAGYAPGQGGNVGSESAVPIARRGTTWGIAREIEPFEDPEIVRPPKRARRRYAFRYLLVLGVLAGALYAGTLVLGLQMYWYALLAGVPLAPVAAHYKWKSRGYFLGADHVVVRTGFWHRTTRVVPYYRVQNAIETQTILQRRWRLASVLVDTAGTGSLIGGDARALDLDEEEATEVRETVADRLQTALRQRTREAARAERERRIDRAIPRFESV, from the coding sequence ATGAGCCACCTCCACCCGCTGTCGATCCCCTACCGGGTCGTCCAGGCGGTGCTTGGCTACGTCCCCCTCGTCTTCTTCGCCGCCATCGCCTCGGGGCCCGCGCTCGGGGGCGCCGGCCTCGCGCTCGCGACGCTCGCGGCCGTCGTCGGGTTCGGTGGGATCGTCGCCTGGCAGGTCGCCTACTACAAACGCTTCGAGTACGAGACCACGCCCGACACGTTCGATGTCCGCTCGGGGGTCGTCTCCCGGCGCAACCGCGAGATACCCTACCGGCGGGTCCAGAACGTCGACATCTCGCGCAACGTCGTCCAGCGCGCGCTCGAGATCGCCGAACTCCGCGTCGAGACCGCCGGCGGCGGCGAGACCGAGGCCGTCCTCCGATACGTCGGCTACGAGGAGGCCAAACGCCTCCAGAACGAACTCCGGCGACGAAAGAGCGCCGAGGAAGCCGGGATCGGGGAGGCCGTCGAGCGCGAGCGCGCGCTGTACGCGATCACGCCCGAGGACCTCGCGGTGCTCGCGGTCGCCTCCTTCGACCTCCGGTTGGCCTCGTTTCTCTCCGTGCTCCTCTCGCTGGCCGGGCCGCCCGTGTTGATCCGGATCCTCACCGACCTGCCGATCAGCCCGCTGCTCGTCGTCGGCGCGGTGATCGTTCTCGTGGTGGTCGCCTCGGCGCTGGTGAGCGGCGCGAGCGCCGTCTTCAGCACCTACGGCTTCCGACTCGTCCAGTCGGGCGACGAGTTGCGCTACGAACGGGGGCTGGTCCAGCGCTTCGACGGCTCGATCCCGCTCGACAAGGTCCAGACGCTCGTGCTCCGCGAGAACCTCCTCAAACGCTGGCTGGGCTACGCGAGCCTCGCCGTCGAGACCGCCGGCTACGCCCCCGGACAGGGCGGGAACGTCGGCTCCGAGTCCGCCGTGCCGATCGCTCGCCGGGGGACCACGTGGGGGATCGCCCGCGAGATCGAGCCGTTCGAGGACCCCGAGATCGTCCGGCCGCCCAAGCGCGCCCGCAGGCGCTACGCGTTCAGATACCTGCTCGTGCTGGGCGTCCTCGCCGGGGCGCTCTACGCGGGGACGCTCGTGCTCGGCCTGCAGATGTACTGGTACGCCCTCCTCGCCGGCGTGCCCCTCGCGCCGGTCGCCGCCCATTACAAGTGGAAGTCCCGCGGGTACTTCCTCGGCGCGGACCACGTCGTCGTCCGAACGGGCTTCTGGCACCGTACCACGCGGGTCGTGCCGTACTACCGCGTCCAGAACGCCATCGAGACGCAGACGATCCTCCAGCGCCGCTGGCGGCTCGCGTCCGTGCTGGTCGATACCGCGGGGACGGGTAGCCTCATCGGCGGCGACGCCCGAGCGCTCGACCTCGACGAGGAGGAGGCGACGGAGGTGCGCGAGACGGTCGCCGACCGGCTCCAGACCGCCCTCCGACAGCGAACGCGCGAGGCCGCCCGCGCCGAGCGCGAACGGCGGATCGACCGGGCGATCCCGCGGTTCGAATCGGTATGA
- a CDS encoding peroxidase-related enzyme (This protein belongs to a clade of uncharacterized proteins related to peroxidases such as the alkylhydroperoxidase AhpD.) — protein MAPDEPAMTRFPVPDYEDLPADLRERIDEETERAGFTPNVFLAYAYHPAQFRAFFAYYDALIEDTDLEREEVEMIVVAVSGVNHCYYCNVAHGALVRIYGDDPELADQLVANYRTAEISERHRRMLDLAVKLTESMEEVEERDFERLRDVGYSEKAIWDIGSVTAFFNLSNRMAHLADMRPNGEFHTMGR, from the coding sequence ATGGCACCCGACGAACCCGCGATGACCCGATTCCCGGTTCCCGACTACGAGGACCTCCCCGCGGACCTCCGCGAGCGCATCGACGAGGAGACCGAACGTGCCGGCTTCACCCCGAACGTCTTCCTCGCCTACGCCTACCACCCCGCCCAGTTCAGGGCCTTCTTCGCGTACTACGACGCGCTGATCGAGGACACGGACCTCGAAAGGGAGGAGGTCGAGATGATCGTCGTCGCCGTCTCCGGGGTGAACCACTGTTACTACTGCAACGTGGCCCACGGCGCGCTCGTGCGGATCTACGGCGATGACCCCGAACTCGCGGATCAACTGGTGGCGAACTACCGAACCGCCGAGATCAGCGAGAGACACCGGCGGATGCTGGATCTCGCCGTGAAACTCACCGAGTCGATGGAGGAAGTCGAGGAACGGGATTTCGAGCGCCTCCGCGACGTGGGCTACTCGGAGAAGGCGATCTGGGACATCGGGTCGGTGACGGCTTTCTTCAACCTCTCGAACCGGATGGCACACCTCGCGGACATGCGCCCGAACGGGGAGTTCCACACGATGGGGCGCTAG
- a CDS encoding PH domain-containing protein: MRSLHPRIRIVWVLQAVLSAAILAAVVGAVGVFALDLGIWLPVAAFAGLFVLFGAHGLLRYRVWRYEVREDALYLERGVFTRVKTVVPFVRIQHVDSRRSPLERATGLASTVVYTAGSRGADVTVPGLTPEGADDLQRRLKALAIDAEGDDAV, encoded by the coding sequence ATGCGCTCGCTCCACCCCCGGATCCGGATCGTCTGGGTGCTTCAGGCCGTACTCTCGGCGGCGATACTCGCGGCGGTCGTCGGCGCGGTCGGCGTCTTCGCGCTCGATCTCGGGATCTGGTTGCCGGTCGCCGCCTTCGCCGGACTGTTCGTCCTCTTTGGCGCCCACGGCCTGCTTCGCTATCGAGTCTGGCGCTACGAGGTCCGCGAGGACGCGCTGTACCTCGAACGCGGCGTCTTCACGCGCGTGAAGACGGTCGTTCCGTTCGTCCGGATCCAGCACGTCGACTCCCGGCGAAGCCCGCTCGAACGCGCGACCGGACTCGCGAGCACCGTCGTCTACACCGCGGGTTCGCGGGGCGCGGACGTGACAGTGCCGGGCCTCACCCCCGAGGGTGCCGACGACCTCCAGCGCCGCCTGAAGGCGCTCGCGATCGACGCCGAGGGTGACGACGCCGTATGA
- a CDS encoding aldo/keto reductase, translating to MPGSLPALGFGTYKLEDPETCVESVQRALDVGYRHIDTAQVYENEEYVGDAIAESGVDREDVFLATKVGTDNLAYEDALESVEESRDKLGVDTIDLLYVHWPTGEYDPEGTLAAFDDLVENGTIEHVGLSNFRIDQLEEAQAILDAPVFAHQVECHPLLPQERLATFAAETDHHLVAYSPIARGEVTEIPEINDVAGNHNATPAQVALAWLIERGIYPIPKARGDHIEENYRALDLVDDLTEADVAKINDLDDRERMIDPESAPWNEPPAAE from the coding sequence ATGCCAGGATCGCTACCCGCCCTGGGTTTCGGGACGTACAAGCTCGAAGACCCGGAGACGTGTGTCGAAAGCGTTCAGCGCGCCCTCGACGTGGGCTATCGTCACATCGACACGGCACAGGTCTACGAGAACGAGGAGTACGTCGGCGACGCGATCGCAGAGAGCGGCGTCGATCGCGAGGACGTGTTCCTCGCGACCAAGGTCGGAACCGATAACCTCGCCTACGAGGACGCCCTCGAATCCGTCGAGGAGAGCCGGGACAAACTCGGCGTCGACACCATCGATCTCCTCTACGTCCACTGGCCGACCGGCGAGTACGACCCCGAGGGGACGCTGGCGGCGTTCGACGACCTCGTCGAGAACGGCACGATCGAGCACGTCGGCCTGAGCAACTTCCGGATCGACCAGCTCGAAGAGGCCCAAGCGATCCTCGACGCGCCGGTCTTCGCCCACCAGGTCGAGTGCCACCCCCTCCTACCACAGGAGCGCCTCGCGACGTTCGCGGCGGAGACCGACCACCACCTCGTCGCCTACTCGCCCATCGCCCGCGGCGAGGTGACCGAAATCCCCGAGATCAACGACGTCGCGGGCAACCACAACGCCACGCCCGCACAGGTCGCACTGGCGTGGCTGATCGAGCGCGGGATCTACCCCATCCCGAAGGCACGCGGGGACCACATCGAGGAGAACTACCGCGCGCTCGACCTCGTCGACGACCTCACCGAGGCCGACGTGGCGAAGATAAACGACCTCGACGACCGCGAGCGGATGATCGACCCCGAGAGCGCGCCGTGGAACGAACCGCCGGCCGCGGAGTGA
- a CDS encoding DUF998 domain-containing protein, translated as MRRLDRVGRASASLAPAVAVVAILGAALVAPEFSWTDGALSDLGAPGTPTAWLFNGGLVLAALLGVPFATALAAGARTRLDGLAAASLVVTLALLAGVGLFPSGHPLHLPVAVGFYLGATLALWIDGTSSVVVGEPRFGLGTIWLANLHVLQWLAWAVGLRAGSGLAVPEAIGAALFAAWVLARGRRMGLATTAAL; from the coding sequence ATGAGACGCCTCGATCGCGTCGGACGGGCGTCGGCGTCCCTCGCTCCCGCCGTCGCCGTCGTCGCCATCCTCGGCGCGGCGCTGGTGGCCCCGGAGTTCTCGTGGACGGACGGCGCCCTCTCCGACCTCGGCGCGCCGGGCACGCCGACCGCGTGGCTCTTCAACGGCGGGCTGGTCCTCGCCGCACTCCTCGGGGTCCCGTTCGCGACGGCGCTGGCGGCCGGGGCCCGAACCCGCCTCGATGGCCTCGCGGCCGCCTCGTTGGTCGTCACCCTCGCGCTGCTGGCGGGCGTCGGCCTGTTCCCGAGCGGCCATCCCCTCCACCTCCCGGTCGCGGTCGGGTTCTATCTGGGGGCGACGCTCGCCCTCTGGATCGACGGCACTTCGAGCGTCGTCGTCGGGGAACCGCGCTTCGGCCTCGGGACGATCTGGCTCGCCAACCTGCACGTCCTCCAGTGGCTCGCGTGGGCCGTCGGCCTCCGCGCGGGGTCGGGACTCGCCGTCCCCGAGGCGATCGGTGCGGCGCTCTTCGCGGCGTGGGTGCTCGCGCGCGGGCGTCGGATGGGCCTCGCAACCACAGCCGCTTTATGA
- a CDS encoding heavy-metal-associated domain-containing protein has protein sequence MARTLTVSDMSCTGCEETVIDSLRDVDGVEDARADHEGDTVAVEGDASEDAVRTAIEEAGYTVEG, from the coding sequence ATGGCACGAACCCTGACCGTGAGCGACATGAGCTGTACGGGCTGTGAGGAGACCGTCATCGACTCGCTGCGGGACGTCGACGGGGTCGAGGACGCCCGCGCCGACCACGAGGGCGACACGGTCGCCGTCGAGGGCGACGCCAGCGAGGACGCCGTCAGGACGGCGATCGAGGAGGCGGGCTACACCGTCGAGGGCTAG